A region from the Triticum aestivum cultivar Chinese Spring chromosome 3D, IWGSC CS RefSeq v2.1, whole genome shotgun sequence genome encodes:
- the LOC123077601 gene encoding cytochrome P450 734A6 has product MMGWWWIAAAAAALAYVAAKLMEVLWWRPRRVEEHFARQGIRGPPYRFFIGCVREMVALMVAASAKPMPPPYRSHNVLPRVLAFYHHWKKIYGSTFLIWFGPTPRLAVADPDLIREILLSRAEHFDRYESHPMVRQLEGEGLVSLRGEKWAHHRRVLAPTFHMENLKMLLPFIGKTVVDMAEKWVTMADPASGEVEIDVSEWFQIVTEDAITRTAFGRSYEDGKAVFKLQTQLMAFASEAFRKVFIPGYRFLPTKKNTSSWKLDKEIRKNLVTLIGRRQEATDDERLQGCAKDLLGLMINASSNGGRRGQPVSPITVNDIVEECKTFFFAGKQTTSNLLTWTTVVLAMHPEWQERARQEVLEVCGAHDIPCREQLAKLKTLGMILNETLRLYPPAVATVRRAKSDVVLGGYHIPRDTELLIPIMAVHHDARLWGPDATQFNPARFADGVARAAKHPTAFIPFGLGARMCIGQNLALLEAKLTVAIILQRFEFRLSPKYVHAPTVLMLLHPQYGAPVIFRSRSSSQTPDRHV; this is encoded by the exons ATGATGGGCTGGTGGtggatcgcggcggcggcggcggcgctggcgtacGTGGCGGCCAAGCTGATGGAGGTGCTGTGGTGGCGGCCGCGGCGCGTGGAGGAGCACTTCGCGCGGCAGGGGATCAGGGGCCCGCCCTACCGCTTCTTCATCGGGTGCGTCCGGGAGATGGTGGCGCTCATGGTGGCCGCCTCCGCCAAGCCAATGCCGCCACCCTACCGCTCCCACAACGTCCTCCCCCGCGTCCTCGCCTTCTACCACCACTGGAAGAAAATCTACG GCTCCACGTTCCTCATATGGTTCGGCCCGACGCCGCGGCTCGCCGTGGCCGACCCCGACCTCATCCGGGAGATCCTCCTCTCGCGCGCAGAGCACTTCGACCGCTACGAGTCGCACCCCATGGTGCGGCAGCTCGAGGGGGAGGGGCTCGTCAGCCTGCGCGGCGAGAAGTGGGCGCACCACCGCAGGGTGCTCGCGCCCACCTTCCACATGGAGAACCTCAAG ATGCTGCTGCCGTTCATCGGGAAGACGGTGGTGGACATGGCGGAGAAGTGGGTCACCATGGCCGACCCCGCGTCCGGCGAGGTCGAGATCGACGTGTCCGAGTGGTTCCAGATCGTGACAGAGGACGCCATCACGCGCACGGCCTTTGGCCGGAGCTACGAGGACGGCAAGGCAGTCTTCAAGCTGCAGACGCAGCTAATGGCCTTCGCCTCCGAGGCATTCCGCAAGGTCTTCATCCCTGGATACAG GTTCTTGCCGACCAAGAAGAACACGAGCTCGTGGAAACTGGACAAGGAGATCAGGAAGAACCTGGTGACGCTCATCGGCCGGCGGCAGGAGGCCACGGACGACGAGAGGCTCCAAGGGTGCGCCAAGGACCTCCTCGGCCTCATGATCAACGCCAGCAGCAACGGCGGCAGGAGAGGGCAGCCGGTCAGCCCCATCACCGTGAACGACATCGTGGAGGAGTGCAAGACGTTCTTCTTCGCCGGCAAGCAGACGACGTCCAACCTCCTGACATGGACCACCGTGGTGCTCGCCATGCACCCGGAGTGGCAGGAGCGTGCCAGGCAGGAGGTCCTCGAAGTCTGCGGCGCGCACGACATCCCCTGCCGCGAGCAGCTCGCCAAGCTCAAGACT CTCGGCATGATCCTGAACGAGACGCTGCGGCTGTACCCTCCGGCGGTGGCGACGGTGCGGCGGGCCAAGTCCGACGTGGTGCTCGGCGGTTACCACATCCCGCGCGACACGGAGCTGCTGATCCCCATCATGGCCGTGCACCACGACGCGCGGCTGTGGGGGCCGGACGCGACCCAGTTCAACCCGGCGCGGTTCGCGGACGGCGTGGCGCGGGCGGCCAAGCACCCGACAGCCTTCATACCCTTCGGGCTAGGCGCGCGGATGTGCATCGGCCAGAACCTGGCGCTCCTGGAGGCCAAGCTCACGGTGGCCATCATTCTCCAGCGGTTCGAGTTCCGGCTGTCGCCCAAGTACGTCCACGCGCCCACGGTCCTGATGCTCCTCCACCCGCAGTACGGCGCGCCCGTGATCTTCCGATCCCGCTCATCATCCCAGACGCCAGACCGTCATGTGTGA